From the Lepidochelys kempii isolate rLepKem1 chromosome 2, rLepKem1.hap2, whole genome shotgun sequence genome, one window contains:
- the MAF1 gene encoding repressor of RNA polymerase III transcription MAF1 homolog, with translation MKLLENSSFEAINSQLTVETGDAHIIGRIESYSCKMAGDDKHMFKQFCQEGQPHVLEALSPPQTTGISPSRLSKSQSGDEEGPLSDKCSRKTLFYLIATLNESFRPDYDFSAAKSHEFSREPSLNWVVNAVNCSLFSAVREDFRALKPHLWDAVDEEICLSECDIYSYNPDLDSDPFGEEGSLWSFNYFFYNKRLKRIVFFTCRSISGSTYPRSESGNELDMDLGEEDQGRSMDAYDKESSNIEEDRVQVICM, from the exons ATGAAGCTGTTGGAGAACTCAAGTTTTGAAGCAATAAACTCTCAGCTGACAGTGGAGACGGGAGATGCTCACATCATTGGCAG GATTGAGAGTTACTCATGTAAGATGGCGGGCGATGACAAGCATATGTTTAAGCAGTTCTGCCAGGAGGGCCAGCCGCATGTCCTTGAAGCCCTGTCACCCCCTCAGACCACAGGAATCAGCCCCAGCAG GCTCAGTAAGAGTCAGAGTGGAGACGAGGAGGGGCCTCTGAGTGACAAGTGCAGCCGCAAGACTCTCTTCTACCTGATCGCTACCCTCAACGAGTCCTTCCGGCCCGACTACGACTTCAGTGCTGCCAAGAGCCACGAGTTTAGCAGGGAGCCGAGCCTCAACTGG GTGGTGAATGCTGTGAATTGTAGCTTGTTCTCAGCGGTCCGGGAGGACTTCAGAGCCCTGAAGCCTCACTTGTGGGATGCTGTGGATGAAGAAATCTGTCTCTCGGAGTGTGACATCTACAG CTACAACCCAGATCTGGACTCGGACCCCTTCGGCGAGGAGGGCAGCCTCTGGTCCTTCAACTACTTCTTCTACAATAAGAGGCTGAAGAGGATTGTCTTCTTCACCTGCCGCTCCATCAG TGGGTCCACATACCCTCGCTCGGAGTCAGGGAACGAGCTGGACATGGATCTCGGTGAAGAAGACCAGGGGAGGAGCATGGATGCCTATGACAAGGAAAGCAGCAATATTGAGGAGGACAG